From the Cloeon dipterum chromosome 4, ieCloDipt1.1, whole genome shotgun sequence genome, the window aTATTCCGGTATAAAGTCAATTAACAGTTGCACAAACAGACACTCTAAAGTGATATAAGAATGAACTTCTATAATGACCATCgctaaaatctcaaaatttttgcGTTTGCGAGACAAGACACATCATCGGCTCagccaaaaatttgtttcgctCCTAcgactatatttattttaagtagaAAGTTCATTTGCttgaagtaaaaatgaaacaataatcAATTGTTAGGTATATTCCGACTGCTTGACGAGTGATCATCACAAAAGActctaattatattttttatcggaGGTTAAAggttctttttcaaaattattttattgatcaatggtcacttaatataatatttttatttgcccgTTAAGTTTTATgtgtcaaacaaaaatttgtttacattAAATGTGTACTCAATAACGCAGAGAAAAATCTTCGACTAAgtgtaacaaataaattgttcatATAACTTTGCTTATACATAGCAGAGATATTCCATAAGAAAaagtttaaagaaaatattatgcattttattaGACAActataagtaaaataaaatgctctcTTGATGTTGCTACTGTAGACACGAAATATATATTACTCAGCGCTGGTTAATTCAATACTTTTGCTTATGGCCCTCCGTGCTCTCATACGCATCATCATAATCTTCCTCTGGAATTTCAGAGAGGGTGTCGGGCTccctacaaaaataaatagttttcacTCTTGATATTGTCACTTTTCGTACCTCAAATTATTCCATATGTGCTGTATTTCTCCCGAATTCCAGTTCTGCAGTGTTGATTGTTCTAATTCTTCCTCTCGGctgattttcctctttaaCCATGGTTGGATATTTTCTTGGGTGCCTGCTGACTCAATGAATTGCTTCTCAGTTTGTTGTTATTTAGCTGTAAATGCCACAAATACCTGCCAATATTGTATGAAACGCGTTTATGTTCTGGCCTGCCTGCTGAATGTCAATGGTTGGAGCGTCACTGTCGTTTGTGTAGGAATGATTAGCGCTGGACCGACGCCGCGAAGTGGTGTTGCCCCAGTAAGACGTTGAGCCGGAGGATGTCAAATCAAGCTGCGAAGAAGTAGAAGAAGTTCCAAAAAACCAAGAGGATGGTTGGAACGAAGTTCCGGAGCTGCGACCTTTCCactagaacaaattttttagtaaGCGAAATTTGTCTactgtttttaatattcagagtgaaaagcttaaaattcaaataattttaaattaaaaatcacgtgGACATTAACTGTGAAACACTAGATCATAAATTTAGTATAGTATATATTACTTACAGCAAGGTTGTAGAATCTTTTCATCATTGCTCTTTGCTTGGCACCTTTCTTCATGGCAGTTTTGACTTGCTCATTAAAAACAACCCtcgtcaaaaatataaatacaccCTGTAGTCGAGAAAATAGTAAACTTTTCACTTCAATTACTTAAACGCTAAATAATAAGTCTACCTGAAGTCCATTCAAGGTGACGAACGCATAAGCAAAATTGTGGTCCAATTGAATATAGAAGAAACCAAATATCCAGGTCACGCCAAGCAGTGAAGACAATGAAAACCATCCCTTTATCCAGACTCTAGAATGAGGAGTATCGATACCATAACTATTCTTATATTTCTCAATAACTCACTTGACCCGCGACATGAAACTTTTTTTCTGCTGAGTGCCGGCCGTCACTGCCACTCGCATGGCTAGGACTAACACCACCAAGTTGATCTATATTGATTGTAAggtgcaaataatgcaaatattaatgattttcgcattcattttatagattaaataataaggctattacaaaatattagtCTCTTTCCCAGAATGGTTTGGTTATGCCTTTCGTGTTTTACTGttcttttacattttaacaaaGCTGTCTAAGGGACattcatatttaatattgataaattaatattttggaaacattttaacgttttagatcgtttaaatgataaaaataaaactctgaGCATGATATTAATTCCTATAtagtggaaatttaaataaccaaGCCGTGGACTCGCATTGTTGAGCGTATATGCTTTACAAAAGCGCTCTCAATGTGAGGATCCGAGCGAAGTTTGGGGGTCGAGAGTGGGCTAAATTGCGCCTAAATTTGATTATCTTGCATTGCAATAACGATTCAGATTCGGGAGgattttgtgagaaaaaaattccaactcgCTGCAGTCGACaagcatgcgtgaattaattttacggggcgaatgtctagcgtttgaACTTAAGACGCCAGTGTggggtgttttttttcttgactGGGCTTTTCCAGTGAGGCtcgtgcgcccatgttattcgttcgcgatgCTATTGGGACGcagagttttcgcgagttgtttgCTGTCAGGGGGTCGCTCATCTCAAAAGAGGTgaaccaataaaaaaaatcgcttaATGAACAAGAAAAACGCTTTGTTACCAAGGTGAGGAACAGAACAGGTCCCATGAATGCCCAAATATAATTTGGTGAGGACAACCAGCACCTGAAAACacgaatttgcaaattttattggaaaaatatgaGAATTTTGTATTGCGCTTACAATTCATCATTTGCGTATCCGTGGTCTTGGAGGCAAACGGTGACAGCGACAGTTATTCCCACAATGATAACAGGAATACCGTATCCTAGGCAAAGGTAGATTTTTGATAGGTCGCGGCCCGAGTCGAAAACACGCACCACCAGTCGGTACAGATGGTGCCCTTCGACGGCCATCCACACGAAGGCGGCCAGGAAAATATAATGAAGGGATACCGCAACTCCCACACACACTTCCTGAAATGGGTCATTtcatatgaaattaaaaatcattgtgATGATAGCTTGTAAAAGGTTGTCTGCTAAGTTTTAGATTACCTGTGACAGCCCAAAATATGAACGGTCAAGAACAGTCAATGCCATCAGATGCCCAACCAATAAACAGACGCACAAATGTTTCCCGATCGAGTTTCGCTCCCCTTGAATTCCcctaagttaaaatatttaagcgtTATTTCATTGTATccacttttaaaaaagaattattttgtacTTGAGGAAATGGAGTACGACCAAAGTCACAGTCAAGCTGATGACACTTAGCGAACTGAAGACGATGCTgattatttccattattttatctttagcCTGAAATCACAGTCTcaaaatcacgaaaaataGCTTAATCAAACTCTTCCTACAATATATTGATGAACGTCCATCAGCAAAGCAAATGATGACAAGTGATTACACTCGCAAATAGTGAACCAATGGCTCGAGTTCAATATCTGACATCCTCTAACATCCCATTCACCGCAGCACCTTggatcaaaaaaattaaacagctcaCTTTTTATGCGActcaaattgataaaatggCCTTACCCAGATGAAGCATTCCAAAATGCACATCGTTCTGTGCCTCGAATCGCTGTCGGTTTTTCTCCTGGATACAGTTCGTGCCATATTGTTTCATATTGTGGCCCCTTAGCTTGTAGAGAGTGTTTGAAAGTGACTAGCACTGCGTCATCAGAGTGAAATTCGTGGATTGGTTTTCCATCTGGGCCGAGCAGTGTCATGCTGATCATTCCTGAATtgatctttttcttttcatctcCCATtctgaaagaataaaaaataaccttttcCCAGAGCCATAGCAAGGTTAAATTTGGACAAACCTGTTTATTCTTGCTGGAAATAACTTTTCTGCGAAAACCATTGGAATTAACTGCCCAACAACCTCTAAATGAATGTCACTGTCAGAAAACATCTTGGGCAGTTTCAGAATCCTGATCGATGAGCTCTTTTGAGATATTTCCTGAAGTGGAAATTTAA encodes:
- the LOC135943610 gene encoding adhesion G protein-coupled receptor L1-like isoform X3; its protein translation is MCRFEGKCYFITTYEQGFPESLCQPDGRPAAIDERGELMNLYQLLKSLPILNIDGVYIASSGFVEASSTDVIWRDWENIKFDSDLIQLDSINPESYNRVLCASYDEENFLFSWELKETDSSEIAIVLCEASAEDDEEADPTTTTTFTTPKSDPTTTTTTTPKSDPTTTTPFTTESDPDTTTNTPFDTTTTTATTSTTTTMRTTTIGREDDNTTTTIEAENSTSPEPSTTDEATTTDLTTETTTTESGCEDCVKNDQYGKIWSCCSGVTCDDKCPLDAKGRAFWSCGDDKQFNTAWPDYAECTNTWINNLTTLIEEEKVTPFTLIMDLDQYIKDSSLFGHEIYTSLNFTMTSLEMLLKEQEEAEDPPVNKLNQRKFLSEMALGVIDKLLILTKPWEQLNQSEITDLGWKMNKLTETFGFSVTEKAKSIGDNYNMTGIKGHIQMESRFLKHRSGSHSEHIVKFPLQEISQKSSSIRILKLPKMFSDSDIHLEVVGQLIPMVFAEKLFPARINRMGDEKKKINSGMISMTLLGPDGKPIHEFHSDDAVLVTFKHSLQAKGPQYETIWHELYPGEKPTAIRGTERCAFWNASSGCCGEWDVRGCQILNSSHWFTICECNHLSSFALLMDVHQYIAKDKIMEIISIVFSSLSVISLTVTLVVLHFLKGIQGERNSIGKHLCVCLLVGHLMALTVLDRSYFGLSQEVCVGVAVSLHYIFLAAFVWMAVEGHHLYRLVVRVFDSGRDLSKIYLCLGYGIPVIIVGITVAVTVCLQDHGYANDELCWLSSPNYIWAFMGPVLFLTLINLVVLVLAMRVAVTAGTQQKKSFMSRVKVWIKGWFSLSSLLGVTWIFGFFYIQLDHNFAYAFVTLNGLQGVFIFLTRVVFNEQVKTAMKKGAKQRAMMKRFYNLAWKGRSSGTSFQPSSWFFGTSSTSSQLDLTSSGSTSYWGNTTSRRRSSANHSYTNDSDAPTIDIQQAGQNINAFHTILAAGTQENIQPWLKRKISREEELEQSTLQNWNSGEIQHIWNNLREPDTLSEIPEEDYDDAYESTEGHKQKY
- the LOC135943610 gene encoding adhesion G protein-coupled receptor L1-like isoform X4 → MCRFEGKCYFITTYEQGFPESLCQPDGRPAAIDERGELMNLYQLLKSLPILNIDGVYIASSGFVEASSTDVIWRDWENIKFDSDLIQLDSINPESYNRVLCASYDEENFLFSWELKETDSSEIAIVLCEASAEDDEELCDTTTTTPEADPTTTTTFTTPKSDPTTTTTTTPKSDPTTTTPFTTESDPDTTTNTPFDTTTTTATTSTTTTMRTTTIGREDDNTTTTIEAENSTSPEPSTTDEATTTDLTTETTTTESGCEDCVKNDQYGKIWSCCSGVTCDDKCPLDAKGRAFWSCGDDKQFNTAWPDYAECTNTWINNLTTLIEEEKVTPFTLIMDLDQYIKDSSLFGHEIYTSLNFTMTSLEMLLKEQEEAEDPPVNKLNQRKFLSEMALGVIDKLLILTKPWEQLNQSEITDLGWKMNKLTETFGFSVTEKAKSIGDNYNMTGIKGHIQMESRFLKHRSGSHSEHIVKFPLQEISQKSSSIRILKLPKMFSDSDIHLEVVGQLIPMVFAEKLFPARINRMGDEKKKINSGMISMTLLGPDGKPIHEFHSDDAVLVTFKHSLQAKGPQYETIWHELYPGEKPTAIRGTERCAFWNASSGCCGEWDVRGCQILNSSHWFTICECNHLSSFALLMDVHQYIAKDKIMEIISIVFSSLSVISLTVTLVVLHFLKGIQGERNSIGKHLCVCLLVGHLMALTVLDRSYFGLSQEVCVGVAVSLHYIFLAAFVWMAVEGHHLYRLVVRVFDSGRDLSKIYLCLGYGIPVIIVGITVAVTVCLQDHGYANDELCWLSSPNYIWAFMGPVLFLTLINLVVLVLAMRVAVTAGTQQKKSFMSRVKVWIKGWFSLSSLLGVTWIFGFFYIQLDHNFAYAFVTLNGLQGVFIFLTRVVFNEQVKTAMKKGAKQRAMMKRFYNLAWKGRSSGTSFQPSSWFFGTSSTSSQLDLTSSGSTSYWGNTTSRRRSSANHSYTNDSDAPTIDIQQAGQNINAFHTILAAIH
- the LOC135943610 gene encoding adhesion G protein-coupled receptor L1-like isoform X1 — protein: MCRFEGKCYFITTYEQGFPESLCQPDGRPAAIDERGELMNLYQLLKSLPILNIDGVYIASSGFVEASSTDVIWRDWENIKFDSDLIQLDSINPESYNRVLCASYDEENFLFSWELKETDSSEIAIVLCEASAEDDEELCDTTTTTPEADPTTTTTFTTPKSDPTTTTTTTPKSDPTTTTPFTTESDPDTTTNTPFDTTTTTATTSTTTTMRTTTIGREDDNTTTTIEAENSTSPEPSTTDEATTTDLTTETTTTESGCEDCVKNDQYGKIWSCCSGVTCDDKCPLDAKGRAFWSCGDDKQFNTAWPDYAECTNTWINNLTTLIEEEKVTPFTLIMDLDQYIKDSSLFGHEIYTSLNFTMTSLEMLLKEQEEAEDPPVNKLNQRKFLSEMALGVIDKLLILTKPWEQLNQSEITDLGWKMNKLTETFGFSVTEKAKSIGDNYNMTGIKGHIQMESRFLKHRSGSHSEHIVKFPLQEISQKSSSIRILKLPKMFSDSDIHLEVVGQLIPMVFAEKLFPARINRMGDEKKKINSGMISMTLLGPDGKPIHEFHSDDAVLVTFKHSLQAKGPQYETIWHELYPGEKPTAIRGTERCAFWNASSGCCGEWDVRGCQILNSSHWFTICECNHLSSFALLMDVHQYIAKDKIMEIISIVFSSLSVISLTVTLVVLHFLKGIQGERNSIGKHLCVCLLVGHLMALTVLDRSYFGLSQEVCVGVAVSLHYIFLAAFVWMAVEGHHLYRLVVRVFDSGRDLSKIYLCLGYGIPVIIVGITVAVTVCLQDHGYANDELCWLSSPNYIWAFMGPVLFLTLINLVVLVLAMRVAVTAGTQQKKSFMSRVKVWIKGWFSLSSLLGVTWIFGFFYIQLDHNFAYAFVTLNGLQGVFIFLTRVVFNEQVKTAMKKGAKQRAMMKRFYNLAWKGRSSGTSFQPSSWFFGTSSTSSQLDLTSSGSTSYWGNTTSRRRSSANHSYTNDSDAPTIDIQQAGQNINAFHTILAAGTQENIQPWLKRKISREEELEQSTLQNWNSGEIQHIWNNLREPDTLSEIPEEDYDDAYESTEGHKQKY
- the LOC135943610 gene encoding adhesion G protein-coupled receptor L1-like isoform X2 — its product is MCRFEGKCYFITTYEQGFPESLCQPDGRPAAIDERGELMNLYQLLKSLPILNIDGVYIASSGFVEASSTDVIWRDWENIKFDSDLIQLDSINPESYNRVLCASYDEENFLFSWELKETDSSEIAIVLCEASAEDDEELCDTTTTTPEADPTTTTTFTTPKSDPTTTTTTTPKSDPTTTTPFTTESDPDTTTNTPFDTTTTTATTSTTTTMRTTTIGREDDNTTTTIEAENSTSPEPSTTDEATTTDLTTETTTTESGCEDCVKNDQYGKIWSCCSGVTCDDKCPLDAKGRAFWSCGDDKQFNTAWPDYAECTNTWINNLTTLIEEEKVTPFTLIMDLDQYIKDSSLFGHEIYTSLNFTMTSLEMLLKEQEEAEDPPVNKLNQRKFLSEMALGVIDKLLILTKPWEQLNQSEITDLGWKMNKLTETFGFSVTEKAKSIGDNYNMTGIKGHIQMESRFLKHRSGSHSEHIVKFPLQEISQKSSSIRILKLPKMFSDSDIHLEVVGQLIPMVFAEKLFPARINRMGDEKKKINSGMISMTLLGPDGKPIHEFHSDDAVLVTFKHSLQAKGPQYETIWHELYPGEKPTAIRGTERCAFWNASSGCCGEWDVRGCQILNSSHWFTICECNHLSSFALLMDVHQYIAKDKIMEIISIVFSSLSVISLTVTLVVLHFLKGIQGERNSIGKHLCVCLLVGHLMALTVLDRSYFGLSQEVCVGVAVSLHYIFLAAFVWMAVEGHHLYRLVVRVFDSGRDLSKIYLCLGYGIPVIIVGITVAVTVCLQDHGYANDELCWLSSPNYIWAFMGPVLFLTLINLVVLVLAMRVAVTAGTQQKKSFMSRVKVWIKGWFSLSSLLGVTWIFGFFYIQLDHNFAYAFVTLNGLQGVFIFLTRVVFNEQVKTAMKKGAKQRAMMKRFYNLAWKGRSSGTSFQPSSWFFGTSSTSSQLDLTSSGSTSYWGNTTSRRRSSANHSYTNDSDAPTIDIQQAGQNINAFHTILAGTQENIQPWLKRKISREEELEQSTLQNWNSGEIQHIWNNLREPDTLSEIPEEDYDDAYESTEGHKQKY